A window of Primulina tabacum isolate GXHZ01 chromosome 4, ASM2559414v2, whole genome shotgun sequence contains these coding sequences:
- the LOC142541913 gene encoding uncharacterized protein LOC142541913: MEGGGEIPVDEIPLARGRGRGRGRPRVRVVDDTFVEQAADQLEHFRMDELVARFHSMHPPGFNGSDGAEKAELWVSEIEELFDLIEYPPECRLRLAVHQLKDRAKMWWSTTLMTLDAQRIIPSWDIFKLKFKESYCPPSFYSSKASEFHNLKQGDMSVAEYADSFYAMLRYAPHVAASQVAVVEMEIAKKAEASLKRSGNRAPTQHYQSGRQQFSSSGSASLHPRGKQFKKPGSSSSSSGSSGNRGVYRYSGPYCDHCGGKHSSNQCVGVQGFCNVCGRPGHFARVCPSKTGKSSQAGSGAQSNRIPTASQSSHQPSRTSHQSRGQGGQQNQSSVHVFALTEDEAQAAPGTIITGNCTLCGFIARVLFDTGASHSFVSHAFVVSHDLRTTSMNSNLSVVTPMGKMIIIDNVVFNAVLFHDENVLYLNLIVLPMHDFDCIVGMDVLTANRATVDCYREIVRFRPSFAPKWNFYGRGSQTKIPLVSSIEMNRLLDSGHEGFLVYAVDLSQDERRISDIPVVREFPDVFPKENPGFPPEREVDFSIELMPGTEPISRAPYRLAPVELKELKEQLQDLLSKDYDCEIQYHPGKVNVIADALSRKVVDVNLSSIHVSKLQEDICTSELDFQIQGNVVCVSQISVEPELIQIVKSAQKTDDRVLKSYELVSQGHQYGFSIHSNDSLRLNGRLVVPDIPELRTAILKEAHCIRYSIHPGGRKMYLILRPQFWWKNMKKYVAEFVSRCMICQQVKAERMRSGGLLHSLEVPQWNWEHVAMDFVTHLPRTSRHFDVIWVIVDRLSKSAHFIPYERTYSYKKMARLGVVRFGMRGKLSPRFVGPYEIVERIGTCAYRLDLPQSLSGIHDVFHVSMLRKYEPDPSHVIQPDEVELDPSLSYTEYPVCILDRKDKVLRNKVIPLVRVQWSRHGVEESTWETEHKMRTSYPYLFDS; this comes from the exons ATGGAGGGAGGTGGAGAAATTCCTGTTGATGAGATTCCTCTagctcgaggtcgaggtcgtgggcGTGGTAGACCTCGTGTCCGGGTTGTTGATGATACTTTTGTGGAGCAAGCTgctgatcagttagagcatttTAGGATGGATGAGTTAGTTGCGCGTTTCCATTCTATGCATCCTCCTGGATTCAATGGTTCGGATGGAGCTGAGAAAGCTGAGTTATGGGTTTCTGAGATTGAGGAATTGttcgatttgattgagtatcCTCCAGAGTGTCGATTGAGATTAGCTGTGCATCAGTTGAAAGATCGTGCCAAAATGTGGTGGTCTACTACATTGATGACTTTAGATGCTCAGAGGATCATTCCATCATGGGATATATTCAAGCTGAAGTTTAAGGAGAGTTATTGTCCTCCATCATTCTACAGTTCTAAGGCTTCTGAGTTTCATAACCTGAAACAAGGCGATATGTCAGTTGCGGAGTATGCAGATTCTTTTTATGCTATGCTGAGAtatgctcctcatgttgctgcAAGTCAGGTTGCTGTTGTTGAGA TGGAAATAGCAAAAAAGGCTGAAGCTAGTCTTAAGAGGAGTGGCAATCGAGCTCCTACCCAACATTATCAGTCGGGGAGACAACAATTCAGTTCATCTGGTTCTGCATCTCTTCATCCACGTGGGAAACAATTTAAGAAGCCTGGTTCTAGTTCTTCGAGTTCAGGGAGTTCGGGGAACCGTGGGGTATATCGCTATAGTGGACCTTACTGTGATCACTGTGGAGGCAAGCATTCAAGTAATCAGTGTGTTGGAGTTCAAGGGTTTTGTAATGTTTGTGGTCGGCCTGGCCATTTCGCTAGAGTCTGTCCTAGTAAGACGGGGAAATCATCCCAGGCAGGTAGTGGAGCTCAAAGTAATAGAATTCCAACAGCGTCACAGTCCTCCCATCAGCCTAGTCGCACTTCGCATCAGAGCAGAGGGCAAGGTGGTCAACAAAATCAGTCATCTGTTCATGTATTTGCCTTGACTGAGGATGAGGCTCAGGCAGCTCCAGGTACTATCATTACCGGTAATTGTACTCTATGTGGTTTTATAGCACGAGTGTTATTTGATACTGGAGCATCTCATTCCTTTgtttctcatgcatttgttgttTCGCATGATCTTCGCACCACTAGTATGAATTCCAATCTATCTGTTGTTACTCCGATGGGCAAAATGATTATCATTGATAATGTGGTGTTCAATGCGGTTTTGTTTCACGATGAAAATGTTCTATATCTGAATCTCATAGTCCTACCTATgcatgactttgattgtatcgtTGGTATGGATGTTTTGACTGCAAATCGTGCCACTGTTGACTGTTATCGAGAAATAGTTCGTTTCAGACCTAGCTTTGCTCCTAAATGGAATTTCTATGGTCGTGGTTCTCAAACCAAGATTCCTCTAGTTTCTTCCATTGAAATGAATCGATTGTTAGATTCTGGTCATGAAGGTTTTCTGGTTTATGCTGTGGATCTATCGCAAGATGAGCGACGAATTTCTGATATTCCTGTAGTCCGTGAGTTTCCTGATGTATTTCCAAAAGAGAATCCTGGTTTTCCACCAGAACGAGAAGTtgatttcagtattgaattaatgCCAGGAACTGAACCCATATCTCGAGCACCATATCGTTTAGCCCCTGTTGAGCTAAAAGAACTGAAAGAACAATTGCAGGATTTGTTGAGTAAAG attatgattgtgagatccAGTATCATCCGGGAAAAGTGAATGTcattgccgatgctttgagtcgtAAGGTTGTTGACGTTAATTTATCCTCGATTCATGTTTCTAAGTTACAAGAGGATATTTGCACCTCTGAgttggattttcaaatccaaGGTAATGTTGTTTGTGTATCTCAGATTTCTGTTGAGCCAGAGTTGATTCAGATTGTAAAGTCAGCTCAGAAAACTGATGATCGAGTTCTGAAATCTTATGAGTTAGTATCTCAAGGACACCAATATGGTTTCTCAATTCACTCAAATGATTCTCTTCGGTTGAATGGTAGATTGGTTGTCCCAGATATTCCTGAATTGCGTACAGCCATCCTTAAAGAAGCTCATTGTATTCGATATAGTATCCACCCGGGAGGAAGGAAAATGTATCTTATTCTACGgcctcagttttggtggaagaatATGAAAAAGTATGTAGCTGAGTTTGTGTCTCGTTGTATGAtatgtcagcaagtcaaagcggAACGAATGAGATCGGGAGGATTATTGCATAGCCTGGAGGTTCCTCAGTGGAACTGGGAGCACGTGGCTATGGATTTTGTCACGCATTTGCCACGTACTTCTCGTCATTTCGATGTCATTTGGGTAATTGTCGACAGATTATCTAAATCggcacattttattccgtatgagagGACGTATTCGTACAAGAAAATGGCTCGTCT AGGTGTTGTTCGCTTTGGTATGAGAGGTAAGTTGTCACCTCGTTTCGTTGGCCCCTACGAGATTGTTGAGCGTATTGGGACTTGCGCTTATCGTTTGGATTTGCCCCAGTCATTGTCTGGCATCCACGATGTTttccatgtttctatgttgcgtAAGTATGAGCCCGATCCGTCTCATGtgattcagcctgatgaggttgaacttgatccgtCTCTATCGTATACTGAGTATCCTGTTTGTATCTTGGATCGTAAAGATAAAGTTTTACGCAATAAAGTTATACCACTTGTACGAGTTCAGTGGTCGAGGCATGGTGTAGAAGAATCAACATGGGAAACAGAACATAAGATGAGAACATCTTATCCATATCTGTTTGATTCTTAG